The DNA sequence GTACGGGCGGCCGGTCGCCGGTCACGGCCGGCCCGGGCCGGTCCGGTGCGGGCGGGGTCTTCGCGCGGGGCGCCGGGGTCGGGTCGGGTGGGCTCGTCGTCATGGGCGCAACAACACCTTCACTACTCCGTCCTCCTTCTTCTGGAACATCTCGTAGCCCCGTGGGGCGTCCTCGAGCGGCAGCCGGTGGGTGGCGAAGTTCTCCACGCCGAGCGGGTCGTCGTCGCGGACGACCAGCGGCATGATCGCGTCGGACCAGCGCCGGACGTTGGCCTGGCCCATCCGCAGCGTCACCTGCTTGTCGAAGAGGGTGAGCAGCGGCAGCGGGTCGGCGGTGCCGCCGTAGTCGCCGATGACCGAGATGGTGCCGCCGCGCCGCACGATGTCGCTGGCCAGGTGCAGGGCGGCGAGCCGGTCCCGGCCGGCGCGGGCCATCAGGCGGGAGCCGATCGAGTCGGGCAGGGTGCCGGACATCTGTTGGGCGACCTTGCCCATCGGGTCGCCGTGCGCCTCCATGCCGACGGCGTCGATGACCGAGTCGGGGCCGCGGCCGTCGGTGCGTTCCCGGATGGCGTCGGCGATGCCCTCGTCGTAGTCGTGCAGGTCGAGTACGTCGACGTCGTTGCGCCGGACCCGTTCGACGCGTTCGGGGACCAGGTCGACGCCGATCACCTGCCCGGCGCCGCGATGTCTGGCGATGCGGGTGCACATGTCGCCGACCGGGCCGAGGCCGAGCACGACCAGGCTGCCGCCGGGCGGTACGGCCGCGTACTCGACGGCCTGCCAGGCGGTCGGCAGCACGTCGGACAGGTAGACGAACCGGTCGTCGGGCGGGCCCTCGGGAACCTTGATCGGGCCGTACTGCGCCTGCGGCACCCGCAGGAGTTCGGCCTGCCCGCCGGGGACCTCGCCGTACAACTTGGAGAAGCCGAACAGGGCCGCGCCCATGCCGGTGTGGCGGACCTGGGTGACCTCGCACTGGGTCGGCAGGCCGAGCCCGCACATGTAGCAGTGGCCGCAGGCGATCTGGAACGGGATCACCACCCGGTCGCCCGGGACGAGGATGGTGATCTCGTCGCCGACCTCCTCGACCACCCCCATCGGTTCGTGGCCGAGGATGTCGCCCTCGCCCATGAACGGCCCCATCACCTCGTACAGGTGCAGGTCGGAGCCGCAGATGCCGGTGGAGGTGACCCGGATGATGGCGTCGGTCGGCTGCTGGATCACCGGGTCCGGCACCGTCTCCACCCGTACGTCGCGCTTGCCGTGCCAGGTGACTGCTCGCATCTGTTGGCCTCCGGGGCTCCGCGGACGCGCCCGCTTACCCGGCGGGTGGCCGGGGTAACGTCCGGCGGCTACTTAACCGGTTGACTGGATCGATGGGCGTGCCTAATCTGGTGCGAGCCGCAGGGAGCCGGTTGGCAGTTGTCGGGCAGCGACTGCCAGTCCCGACGTCTTCGCCCGTCCACGGGCACTTCCTGAGGCAGGTCATGAAAACACGACTAACCGTCGCCGGTGCGACGCTGCTCGCCACCATCGCCGCCCTGTTGGTCTTCGTGCCGTCGGCGCACGCCGCCACCGGCTTCTACACCACCGGCGGCAAGATCTACGAGTCCAACGGCAACGAGTTCATCATGCGGGGCGTCAGCCACCCGCACGCCTGGTACACCCACCAGACCAGCTCCTTCGCCAACATCAAGTCGCTGGGCGCCAACACCGTCCGGGTGGTGCTCAGTGGTGGCCGGTGGGCCGCCAACGGCCCGGCCGACGTCGCGAACGTGGTCGCGCTGTGCAAGCAGAACAAGCTCATCTGCGTGCTGGAGAACCACGACACCACCGGGTACGGCGAACAGGCCGGCGCGGTGACCCTGGACCGGGCGGTCGACTACTGGATCAGCCTGCGTGACGTCCTGGCCGGTCAGGAGAAGTACATCATCGTCAACATCGGCAACGAGCCGATCGGCAACAACCCGGTGACGCCGGGCTGGGTGCAGGCGACCTCCAGCGCGATCAACCGGCTGCGCGACGCCGGCTTCGACCACCAGATCATGGTTGACGCCCCGAACTGGGGCCAGGACTGGCAGTTCACCATGCGCGACAACGCGGCGGCGGTCTTCGCCAGCGACCCCGACCGCAACACCGTCTTCTCGATCCACATGTACGGCGTCTTCGACACGGCCGCCGAGGTCACCGACTACCTGGGCCGGTTCCGGACCGCCGGGCTGCCGATCGTGGTCGGCGAGTTCGGGTTCAACCACTCCGACGGCAACCCAGACGAAGACACGATCATGTCGTACACCACGACGCACGGGATCGGCTACATCGGCTGGTCGTGGAGCGGCAACGGGGGCGGCGTCGAATACCTCGACATGGTGACGAACTTCAACGCCAACGCGCTCACCTCGTGGGGGCAGCGGATCTTCAACGGGGCGAACGGCATCCGGACCACGTCCCGGGAGGCGACCGTCTACGGCGGTGTC is a window from the Polymorphospora rubra genome containing:
- a CDS encoding cellulase family glycosylhydrolase, with translation MKTRLTVAGATLLATIAALLVFVPSAHAATGFYTTGGKIYESNGNEFIMRGVSHPHAWYTHQTSSFANIKSLGANTVRVVLSGGRWAANGPADVANVVALCKQNKLICVLENHDTTGYGEQAGAVTLDRAVDYWISLRDVLAGQEKYIIVNIGNEPIGNNPVTPGWVQATSSAINRLRDAGFDHQIMVDAPNWGQDWQFTMRDNAAAVFASDPDRNTVFSIHMYGVFDTAAEVTDYLGRFRTAGLPIVVGEFGFNHSDGNPDEDTIMSYTTTHGIGYIGWSWSGNGGGVEYLDMVTNFNANALTSWGQRIFNGANGIRTTSREATVYGGVQPTTPPPTTPPPTTPPPTTPPPTTPPPTTPPPGGKSCTATYTVAGQWPGGFQGDVKVTAGSAAIAGWTVSWTFGNGQSVSQSWSANVTSSGSAVTARNVAYNGSLPAGGTTNFGFIGSWTGTNGVPAVTCTAS
- a CDS encoding zinc-dependent alcohol dehydrogenase, with product MRAVTWHGKRDVRVETVPDPVIQQPTDAIIRVTSTGICGSDLHLYEVMGPFMGEGDILGHEPMGVVEEVGDEITILVPGDRVVIPFQIACGHCYMCGLGLPTQCEVTQVRHTGMGAALFGFSKLYGEVPGGQAELLRVPQAQYGPIKVPEGPPDDRFVYLSDVLPTAWQAVEYAAVPPGGSLVVLGLGPVGDMCTRIARHRGAGQVIGVDLVPERVERVRRNDVDVLDLHDYDEGIADAIRERTDGRGPDSVIDAVGMEAHGDPMGKVAQQMSGTLPDSIGSRLMARAGRDRLAALHLASDIVRRGGTISVIGDYGGTADPLPLLTLFDKQVTLRMGQANVRRWSDAIMPLVVRDDDPLGVENFATHRLPLEDAPRGYEMFQKKEDGVVKVLLRP